Proteins encoded by one window of Kribbella italica:
- a CDS encoding DUF1707 and FHA domain-containing protein codes for MTSGLELTRPSDRERDAALEILREGAGTGRLSQDTFVRRMNFVLGAQSRSELRDATHDLPGREPRAIAWLRELVSKIPHVSLTPRAKSASLPGLALPPAGSPTIRIGRGPGATLRIADASVSRRHAELRHVGNGWMVRDLNSMNGTHLNGSRITSPTAVRAGDILQFGSVLYTLTWSDFR; via the coding sequence ATGACCTCCGGCCTGGAACTCACGCGTCCCTCGGACCGTGAGCGGGACGCTGCGCTGGAGATCCTCCGCGAGGGCGCCGGTACCGGGCGGTTGTCGCAGGACACCTTCGTACGCCGGATGAACTTCGTGCTCGGTGCGCAGAGCCGTAGCGAGTTGCGCGACGCCACGCACGATCTGCCGGGCCGTGAGCCGCGGGCGATCGCGTGGTTGCGTGAGCTGGTCTCCAAGATCCCGCACGTCTCGCTGACCCCCAGAGCGAAGTCGGCGTCGCTGCCGGGCCTGGCTCTGCCGCCCGCCGGCTCGCCGACGATCCGGATCGGTCGCGGCCCGGGGGCCACGCTGCGCATCGCCGATGCCTCGGTCTCCCGCCGGCACGCCGAACTGCGGCACGTCGGCAACGGCTGGATGGTGCGCGACCTCAACTCGATGAACGGCACCCACCTGAACGGCTCGCGGATCACCTCCCCGACCGCAGTCCGCGCCGGCGACATCCTCCAGTTCGGCTCGGTCCTCTACACCCTCACCTGGTCCGACTTCCGCTGA
- a CDS encoding IS30 family transposase has product MRRRDAARQVGVHERTAQDWDRGVRKIGDARLHTDGRRIDYKTGVTTIAVAAGPCLAAVEAELHARFLTVTERELIADLRRRGDSLRAIGRALGRSASTVKREIDARSVEGVYRPHRAQRAWAASRARPKESMLAQEGRLRGYVAGKLREQWSPEQICQALVMEFPDDEGMRVSPETIYQAIYVQARGGLRREVTVALRTGRTRRKPRRRPEQRTPRFVDEMVMISERPADVEDRAVPGHWEGDLIVGTRNESAIVTLVERSTRYVMLGHLPGGHTAEEVRDVLVVLIQTLPAHLRGSLTWDQGCEMAAHKQFTVATGVPVYFCDPHSPWQRGSNENTNGLLRQYFPKGTDLSAHSPEDLEHVAQKLNGRPRKTLDWKTPAERLRDLLTTT; this is encoded by the coding sequence GTGCGGCGCCGCGATGCGGCACGGCAGGTCGGGGTGCATGAGCGTACTGCGCAGGACTGGGACCGGGGGGTCCGCAAGATCGGTGACGCGCGCCTGCACACTGATGGTCGCCGGATCGACTACAAGACCGGTGTGACCACCATTGCTGTTGCGGCAGGGCCGTGTCTTGCGGCCGTCGAGGCCGAGCTGCATGCTCGGTTCCTCACGGTGACCGAGCGGGAGTTGATCGCTGATCTGCGTCGCCGGGGCGATTCGCTGCGGGCGATCGGGCGGGCGCTGGGCCGGTCGGCGTCCACGGTCAAACGCGAGATCGACGCCCGTTCGGTCGAGGGCGTCTACCGGCCGCACCGGGCGCAGCGGGCCTGGGCAGCCAGTCGTGCACGGCCCAAGGAATCGATGCTGGCCCAGGAGGGCCGGCTGCGCGGCTACGTCGCGGGCAAGCTGCGGGAGCAGTGGTCACCTGAGCAGATCTGTCAGGCTCTGGTCATGGAGTTCCCCGACGACGAGGGCATGCGGGTGAGCCCGGAGACGATCTACCAGGCGATCTATGTCCAGGCCCGTGGTGGGCTGCGCCGCGAGGTCACGGTCGCGCTGCGCACCGGGCGCACCCGCCGCAAACCCCGCCGCAGGCCCGAGCAGCGCACGCCCCGGTTCGTCGACGAGATGGTGATGATCTCCGAACGCCCTGCAGACGTCGAGGACCGGGCGGTTCCTGGCCACTGGGAAGGCGATCTGATCGTCGGCACCCGCAACGAGTCCGCGATCGTGACCCTGGTCGAACGCTCGACCCGCTACGTCATGCTCGGGCACCTGCCCGGCGGGCACACCGCCGAAGAGGTCCGCGACGTGCTGGTGGTCTTGATCCAGACCCTGCCCGCACATTTACGTGGCTCGCTGACCTGGGACCAGGGTTGCGAGATGGCCGCCCACAAGCAGTTCACCGTGGCAACCGGCGTTCCGGTCTACTTCTGCGACCCGCACTCGCCCTGGCAAAGGGGATCGAACGAAAACACCAACGGCCTGCTACGCCAGTACTTCCCCAAGGGCACCGACCTGTCCGCCCACAGTCCCGAAGACCTCGAACACGTCGCCCAGAAACTCAACGGCCGACCACGCAAAACGCTCGACTGGAAAACCCCAGCCGAGCGCCTGCGTGATCTACTGACAACCACATAA
- a CDS encoding ABC transporter ATP-binding protein — protein MSSGMQGSRGGAMSWRRQDASVVNQKLAKGTVRRIVRFARPFRWQITVFLVLVVVSAFLVIASPLLLKKIVDDGISKGNAGLVTGLALLVALLAIVEAGLGLVQRWYSAQIGEGLIFDLRTKVFGHVQKMPVAFFTRTQTGALVSRLNTDVIGAQQAFTSTLSGVVSNIISLILVIGAMLLLSWQLTLVAILLLPVFLVPARVLGRRLAALTREQMQLNADMSTAMTERFSVGGALLVTLFGRPSAENAEFGERAGRVRDLGIRTAMLGRVFFTALTLVASLATALVYGVGGNLAVRDTLTIGTLLALVALLGRLYGPLTALSNVRVDVMTALVSFERVFEVLDLEPMIQDRPEAEPLPADASASVTFDEVAFAYPTADQVSLASLESVAVLDKRASSQVLHDVSFTVEPGQMVALVGPSGAGKTTITNLVARLYDVTGGAVRVGGHDVREVTLESLHDAIGYVTQDAHMFHDTIRANLVYAKPDATEDEMIESLASAQVWDLVSTLPDGLDTVVGDRGHRLSGGERQRLAIARLLLKAPHIVVLDEATAHLDSESEVAVQQALDTALEGRTSLVIAHRLSTVRNADQILVVDEGTIVERGTHEQLLALNGEYADLYRTQFAETPAAV, from the coding sequence ATGTCGTCAGGGATGCAAGGGAGCCGCGGCGGCGCGATGAGCTGGCGGCGGCAGGACGCGTCGGTGGTGAACCAGAAGCTGGCGAAGGGCACGGTCCGGCGGATCGTGCGGTTCGCCCGGCCGTTCCGGTGGCAGATCACGGTGTTCCTGGTGCTCGTGGTGGTGTCGGCGTTCCTGGTGATCGCGTCGCCGCTGCTGCTCAAGAAGATCGTCGACGACGGCATCAGCAAGGGCAACGCCGGCCTGGTGACCGGCCTGGCCCTGCTCGTCGCGTTGCTCGCGATCGTCGAGGCTGGCCTCGGCCTGGTCCAGCGCTGGTACTCCGCGCAGATCGGTGAGGGGCTGATCTTCGACCTGCGGACGAAGGTCTTCGGCCACGTGCAGAAGATGCCGGTGGCGTTCTTCACCCGCACCCAGACCGGTGCGCTGGTTTCCCGGCTCAACACCGACGTGATCGGTGCCCAGCAGGCTTTCACCTCGACGCTGTCCGGCGTCGTCTCGAACATCATCAGCCTGATCCTCGTGATCGGCGCGATGCTCCTGCTGAGCTGGCAACTGACGCTGGTCGCGATCCTGCTGCTGCCGGTCTTCCTGGTCCCGGCCCGGGTGCTCGGCCGACGGTTGGCCGCGCTGACCCGCGAGCAGATGCAGCTGAACGCGGACATGTCGACGGCGATGACCGAGCGGTTCAGCGTCGGCGGCGCGCTGCTGGTGACGCTGTTCGGCCGGCCGTCCGCGGAGAACGCGGAGTTCGGCGAGCGCGCCGGACGGGTCCGTGACCTGGGGATCCGGACCGCGATGCTCGGGCGGGTGTTCTTCACCGCGCTGACTTTGGTCGCCTCGCTGGCGACGGCGCTTGTGTACGGCGTCGGCGGCAACCTCGCCGTCCGGGACACGCTGACCATCGGCACGCTGCTGGCGCTGGTCGCGCTGCTTGGCCGGCTGTACGGGCCGTTGACCGCGCTGTCGAATGTGCGGGTCGACGTGATGACCGCGCTGGTTTCGTTCGAGCGGGTCTTCGAGGTGCTCGACCTCGAGCCGATGATCCAGGACCGGCCGGAGGCCGAGCCGCTGCCGGCCGATGCTTCTGCGTCGGTGACGTTCGACGAGGTCGCGTTCGCGTACCCGACGGCCGATCAGGTCTCGCTCGCGAGCCTGGAGTCGGTCGCCGTGCTCGACAAGCGCGCGTCGTCGCAGGTGCTGCACGACGTGAGCTTCACCGTCGAGCCGGGACAGATGGTCGCGCTGGTCGGACCCTCGGGCGCCGGCAAGACGACGATCACGAACCTGGTCGCTCGCCTGTACGACGTGACCGGGGGAGCCGTCCGGGTCGGCGGGCACGACGTCCGCGAGGTGACGCTCGAGTCGCTGCACGACGCGATCGGGTACGTCACGCAGGACGCGCACATGTTCCACGACACGATCCGGGCGAACCTGGTCTACGCCAAGCCCGACGCGACCGAGGACGAGATGATCGAGTCGCTGGCTTCGGCTCAGGTGTGGGACCTGGTGTCCACGCTGCCCGACGGACTCGACACGGTCGTCGGCGATCGTGGCCACCGGCTGTCCGGCGGTGAGCGGCAGCGGCTGGCGATCGCCCGGTTGCTGCTGAAGGCGCCGCACATCGTCGTACTGGACGAGGCGACGGCTCACCTGGACTCGGAGTCCGAGGTCGCCGTGCAGCAGGCTCTCGACACCGCGCTGGAAGGCCGGACGTCGCTGGTCATCGCGCACCGGCTCTCCACGGTCCGCAACGCCGATCAGATCCTGGTCGTCGACGAGGGCACGATCGTCGAGCGCGGGACCCACGAGCAGCTCCTTGCTCTGAACGGCGAGTACGCCGATCTCTACCGCACGCAGTTCGCGGAGACGCCAGCGGCTGTGTAG
- a CDS encoding glycoside hydrolase family 3 C-terminal domain-containing protein has protein sequence MVDEVGAILGQLTVEEKAALCLGADFWHTAAVERLGVPAVMVADGPHGLRRQPDEGDHVGIGGSLPATCFPTASALGSSWDVDLVRRVGAAIGVEARAQGVAVVLGPGINIKRSPLCGRNFEYLSEDPLISGVLGAALVDGLQSQGVGASLKHFAVNNQETDRLRVSAEVDERTLREIYLAGFEYVVRSARPWTVMCSYNRINGVYASENHWLLTDVLRDEWGFDGLVMSDWGAVHDRVAALAAGLDLEMPPKLGISDAAIVAAVASGALDEAVLDRAVERMLQLASRAAAGEHAVGTSNPAGTPNQGGTSTAADTSERAESVVQDSFAPGTFDLDEHHALAREAAGASIVLLKNENAALPLEPAAGELVAVIGEFARTARYQGAGSSQVNPTRVESAFDELRAALPADVPLEFAAGFTIGEAAGDGGAGDGGDSSGSTDGGGDSGTELADEAVGLASRASHVLVFLGLPAAEESEGFDRTHLDLPANQLALLDRLAAAHLRLIVVLSNGSAVRLAPWERHPAAIVECWLAGQASGGAVADVLLGKVNPSGRLAETLPLRLEDTPAYLNFPGEHGQVRYGEGVYVGYRGYDAVGRDVSYPFGHGLSYTTFAYDDLTVTVDDDLGVNLNCRVTNTGDRAGQEVVQLYVGDPVARVRRPVRELKGFVKLSLDPGESVDVNFTLSARDLSYWSTQHGRWVVEGGAFEFSVGASSRDLRLTTTVDIDAPPLLPHLDEMATLEEWLEHPAGAVALRELIGVDADGNPRGILASPDLLKLIGNFPISSIASFPGLGLTPESLQQLLTRI, from the coding sequence ATGGTTGACGAGGTGGGCGCGATCTTGGGGCAGTTGACGGTTGAGGAGAAGGCGGCGCTTTGTCTTGGGGCGGACTTCTGGCACACCGCGGCGGTCGAGCGGCTCGGCGTACCGGCGGTGATGGTGGCCGACGGGCCGCACGGCCTGCGGCGGCAGCCGGATGAAGGCGATCATGTGGGGATCGGCGGGAGTCTGCCCGCGACTTGTTTCCCGACCGCGAGTGCGCTGGGGTCGTCCTGGGACGTCGACCTCGTACGGCGAGTTGGCGCTGCCATCGGCGTCGAGGCGCGGGCTCAAGGTGTCGCGGTGGTGCTCGGACCGGGGATCAACATCAAGCGGTCGCCGCTGTGTGGGCGGAACTTCGAGTACCTGTCCGAGGATCCGCTGATCTCCGGTGTGCTCGGTGCGGCACTGGTCGACGGGCTGCAGAGCCAAGGTGTCGGTGCCTCGCTCAAGCACTTCGCGGTGAACAACCAGGAGACCGATCGGTTGCGCGTCAGTGCCGAGGTCGACGAGCGGACGCTGCGAGAGATCTACTTGGCCGGCTTCGAGTACGTGGTGCGCAGCGCCCGGCCGTGGACGGTGATGTGTTCGTACAACCGCATCAACGGTGTCTACGCGTCGGAGAATCACTGGCTGCTGACCGACGTACTGCGTGACGAGTGGGGTTTCGACGGGCTGGTGATGTCCGACTGGGGTGCCGTGCACGACCGGGTCGCGGCGCTGGCGGCCGGGCTCGACCTGGAGATGCCGCCGAAGCTGGGGATCAGCGACGCGGCGATCGTCGCGGCCGTGGCATCGGGTGCGCTCGACGAAGCTGTGCTGGATCGAGCGGTGGAACGAATGCTCCAGTTGGCGTCGCGCGCGGCAGCCGGCGAGCACGCGGTCGGCACGTCGAACCCGGCCGGCACTCCGAATCAGGGCGGCACGTCGACTGCCGCCGACACCTCGGAACGGGCTGAGTCAGTCGTCCAGGACTCGTTCGCGCCCGGGACTTTCGACCTCGATGAGCACCACGCGCTCGCCCGTGAGGCCGCGGGCGCGAGCATCGTCCTGCTGAAGAACGAGAACGCGGCGCTGCCCTTGGAGCCGGCGGCTGGCGAACTGGTTGCGGTGATTGGCGAGTTCGCCCGGACGGCGCGCTATCAGGGTGCAGGCAGCTCGCAGGTCAACCCGACGCGGGTGGAAAGCGCCTTCGACGAGCTCCGGGCCGCGCTGCCGGCCGATGTCCCGCTGGAGTTCGCCGCTGGGTTCACCATCGGCGAGGCAGCCGGTGACGGTGGCGCTGGTGACGGCGGTGACAGCAGTGGGAGTACTGACGGTGGCGGTGACAGTGGCACAGAGCTTGCTGATGAGGCTGTCGGGCTTGCCTCTCGTGCATCCCACGTACTTGTCTTCCTCGGCCTCCCGGCCGCAGAAGAGTCCGAGGGTTTCGATCGCACCCACCTCGACCTCCCCGCCAACCAGCTCGCCCTGCTCGACCGGCTGGCGGCAGCACACCTCCGCCTGATCGTTGTCCTGAGCAACGGATCCGCCGTACGACTAGCGCCGTGGGAGCGGCACCCAGCGGCGATCGTCGAGTGCTGGCTCGCCGGTCAAGCCTCCGGCGGTGCCGTTGCCGACGTACTGCTCGGCAAGGTCAACCCCTCCGGCCGCCTCGCCGAGACATTGCCGCTTCGGCTCGAGGACACCCCGGCGTACCTCAACTTCCCCGGCGAGCACGGTCAGGTCCGCTACGGCGAGGGCGTGTACGTCGGGTACCGCGGGTACGACGCGGTCGGGCGCGACGTCAGCTACCCGTTCGGCCACGGCCTGTCGTACACCACCTTCGCGTACGACGATCTGACGGTGACCGTCGACGACGACCTTGGGGTCAACCTCAACTGCAGGGTTACCAACACCGGCGACCGCGCCGGCCAGGAAGTCGTGCAGTTGTACGTCGGCGATCCGGTCGCCCGTGTCCGGCGTCCGGTCCGTGAGCTGAAAGGCTTCGTGAAGCTCTCCCTGGACCCCGGCGAGAGTGTCGACGTCAACTTCACCCTGAGCGCCCGCGACCTCTCGTACTGGTCGACGCAGCACGGTCGCTGGGTCGTCGAAGGCGGCGCTTTCGAGTTCTCCGTCGGCGCGTCCTCCCGCGACCTGCGCCTGACGACGACCGTCGACATCGACGCGCCGCCCCTGCTCCCCCACCTCGACGAGATGGCCACGCTCGAGGAGTGGCTGGAGCACCCGGCCGGCGCCGTGGCGCTGCGGGAGCTGATCGGGGTCGATGCCGACGGCAACCCGCGGGGCATCCTGGCCAGCCCGGACCTGCTGAAGCTGATCGGCAACTTCCCGATCAGCAGCATCGCGTCGTTCCCCGGTCTCGGCCTGACCCCAGAGAGCCTCCAGCAGTTGCTGACCAGGATCTAG
- a CDS encoding enoyl-CoA hydratase/isomerase family protein has protein sequence MENNGLRLTVDGPVARVVLDRPEVRNAQTPRMWRALAEFGASLPADVRVVVVSGEGPSFSAGLDRALMTAEPVEGDEPLLALGTKPVDEVYQTISEIQAGFSWLRKPEIISIAAVQGHAVGAGFQLALACDLRVLAPDAKFSMREPALGLVPDLGGTQPLVQLVGYSRALEICATSRWVEAAEAKEIGLANIVVPAEELEGTVKDLTDALLTPLVGAIRETKALLLGAADRSYEEQLKAEREAQQRRLAELASYLG, from the coding sequence ATGGAGAACAACGGACTGCGGTTGACGGTGGACGGACCGGTCGCGCGTGTGGTGCTCGACCGGCCGGAGGTGCGGAACGCGCAGACGCCCCGGATGTGGCGGGCGCTCGCGGAGTTCGGGGCGAGTCTGCCCGCGGACGTCCGGGTGGTCGTGGTGTCGGGGGAGGGGCCGTCGTTCTCGGCCGGTCTCGACCGGGCGCTGATGACGGCCGAGCCGGTCGAAGGTGATGAGCCGCTGCTCGCGCTCGGGACCAAACCGGTCGATGAGGTGTACCAGACGATCTCCGAGATCCAGGCCGGGTTCTCCTGGTTGCGGAAGCCGGAGATCATCAGCATCGCGGCGGTTCAGGGGCATGCGGTGGGCGCTGGGTTCCAGTTGGCGCTGGCCTGCGACCTGCGGGTGCTGGCGCCGGACGCCAAGTTCAGCATGCGGGAGCCGGCGCTCGGGCTGGTGCCGGATCTCGGAGGGACGCAGCCGTTGGTCCAGCTCGTGGGATATTCGCGGGCACTGGAGATCTGTGCGACCAGCCGGTGGGTGGAGGCCGCCGAGGCCAAGGAGATCGGGCTGGCGAACATCGTCGTACCGGCGGAGGAGCTGGAAGGCACGGTCAAGGATCTGACCGATGCGCTGCTGACCCCACTCGTCGGCGCGATCCGGGAGACGAAGGCGCTGTTGCTGGGGGCTGCCGATCGCTCGTACGAGGAACAGTTGAAGGCCGAACGGGAGGCGCAGCAGCGGCGGCTGGCGGAGTTGGCGTCGTACCTCGGCTGA
- a CDS encoding ATP-dependent DNA ligase, producing MQLPVVPPVKPMLAKPVKQMPDGDVSFEPKWDGFRSIIFRDGDEVEIGSRNEKPMTRYFPELVEAVKANLPERCVIDGEIVVVGAEGDRLDFEVLQQRIHPAASRVKMLSETTPARFVAFDLLALGDEDYTQRPFAERRTALEKALAPAKSPIHLTRTTTDKALATEWFHQFEGAGLDGVIAKPLDGLYEPDKRTMFKIKHERTADCVVAGYRVHKSGPNRIGSLLLGLFNAEGALASVGVIGAFPMARREELFEEMQELVTDFDNHPWAWAKQEEGNRTPRNAEGSRWQAGKDLSFVPLRPERVVEVRYDHMEGVRFRHTAQFVRWRDDRTPESCTYEQLEEPVKFALDDVLG from the coding sequence ATGCAGCTCCCCGTAGTTCCTCCGGTCAAGCCGATGCTCGCCAAGCCGGTCAAGCAGATGCCGGACGGAGACGTCAGCTTCGAGCCGAAGTGGGACGGGTTCCGTTCCATCATCTTCCGCGACGGCGACGAGGTCGAGATCGGCAGCCGGAACGAGAAGCCGATGACGCGGTACTTCCCCGAGCTGGTCGAGGCGGTCAAGGCGAACCTGCCCGAGCGCTGCGTGATCGACGGCGAGATCGTGGTGGTCGGCGCCGAAGGCGACCGGCTCGACTTCGAGGTGCTGCAGCAGCGGATCCACCCCGCGGCGTCGCGGGTGAAGATGCTGTCCGAAACGACGCCGGCGCGGTTCGTCGCGTTCGACCTGCTCGCGCTCGGTGACGAGGACTACACGCAGCGACCGTTCGCCGAACGGCGTACGGCGTTGGAGAAGGCGCTCGCCCCGGCGAAGTCGCCGATCCACCTGACCCGGACGACGACCGACAAGGCGCTGGCGACCGAGTGGTTCCACCAGTTCGAGGGTGCCGGGCTGGACGGCGTGATCGCGAAACCGCTGGACGGTCTGTACGAGCCGGACAAGCGGACGATGTTCAAGATCAAGCACGAGCGCACGGCGGACTGCGTCGTCGCGGGCTACCGCGTGCACAAGAGCGGCCCGAACCGGATCGGCTCGCTGCTGCTCGGGCTGTTCAACGCCGAGGGCGCGCTGGCCAGCGTCGGCGTGATCGGCGCGTTCCCGATGGCGCGACGCGAGGAACTGTTCGAGGAGATGCAGGAGCTCGTCACCGACTTCGACAACCACCCGTGGGCGTGGGCGAAGCAGGAGGAGGGCAACCGCACTCCCCGCAACGCCGAGGGCAGTCGCTGGCAGGCGGGTAAGGACCTGAGCTTCGTCCCGCTGCGGCCGGAGCGCGTCGTCGAGGTCCGGTACGACCACATGGAAGGCGTTCGCTTCCGTCACACCGCACAGTTCGTGCGCTGGCGCGACGACCGTACGCCGGAGTCCTGCACGTACGAGCAGCTCGAGGAGCCGGTGAAGTTCGCGCTCGACGACGTACTGGGCTGA
- the abc-f gene encoding ribosomal protection-like ABC-F family protein yields the protein MITATDVEVRVGARQLLAPASFRVGPGDKVGLVGRNGAGKTTLTKILAGEGLPASGSVSSSGEIGYLPQDPRTGDLAVLARDRILSARGLDEVVRRMRNAEKQMASSDDKTREKGMRRYERAEADLHAAGGYAAESEAARIAANLGLPDRVLGQPLNTLSGGQRRRVELARILFAQAETLLLDEPTNHLDADSIVWLRDFLKQYPGGVIMISHDVNLLEETVTRVFHLDANRAEIDVYNVGWKAYLTQRETDERRRKRERANAEKKASQLVDQANKMRAKATKATAAQGMLKRAEKLMASLEDVRASDRVAKISFPTPAPCGKTPLMAKELSKSYGSLEIFTDVDLAIDRGSRVVVLGLNGAGKTTLLRVLSGIEKSDTGEIIDGHGLKLGYYAQEHETLDVNRTVLENMKSAAPDLNETQARSVLGSFLFSGDDADKPARVLSGGEKTRLALATLVVSAANVLLLDEPTNNLDPASRAEVLNAIRSYTGAIVLVTHDEGAVEALEPERVLLLPDGVEDLWTNEYADLVSLA from the coding sequence ATGATCACCGCCACAGACGTCGAGGTCCGCGTCGGGGCCCGGCAGTTGCTCGCGCCGGCGTCCTTCCGGGTGGGGCCCGGCGACAAGGTCGGCCTGGTCGGGCGCAACGGCGCCGGCAAGACGACGCTGACCAAGATCCTGGCCGGTGAGGGCCTGCCGGCCAGCGGTTCGGTCAGCTCGTCGGGCGAGATCGGCTACCTCCCGCAAGACCCGCGGACCGGCGACCTCGCCGTACTGGCTCGCGACCGGATCCTGTCCGCCCGCGGCCTCGACGAGGTCGTACGGCGGATGCGCAACGCCGAGAAGCAGATGGCCAGCTCGGACGACAAGACCCGCGAGAAGGGCATGCGGCGGTACGAGCGCGCCGAGGCCGACCTGCACGCCGCCGGCGGGTACGCCGCGGAGTCCGAGGCCGCCCGGATCGCGGCGAACCTCGGGCTGCCGGACCGCGTCCTCGGCCAGCCGCTGAACACGCTGTCGGGTGGTCAGCGCCGCCGGGTCGAGCTGGCGCGGATCCTGTTCGCGCAGGCCGAGACGCTGCTGCTGGATGAGCCGACCAACCACCTGGACGCCGACTCGATCGTCTGGCTGCGCGACTTCCTCAAGCAGTACCCCGGTGGCGTGATCATGATCAGCCACGACGTGAACCTGCTCGAGGAGACCGTCACCCGGGTCTTCCACCTGGACGCGAACCGCGCCGAGATCGATGTCTACAACGTCGGCTGGAAGGCGTACCTGACCCAGCGCGAGACCGACGAGCGCCGCCGCAAGCGCGAGCGGGCGAACGCGGAGAAGAAGGCCTCGCAGCTGGTCGACCAGGCCAACAAGATGCGCGCGAAGGCGACCAAGGCGACCGCGGCCCAGGGCATGCTGAAGCGGGCCGAGAAGCTGATGGCGTCGCTGGAGGACGTGCGCGCGTCGGACCGCGTCGCGAAGATCTCGTTCCCGACGCCGGCGCCGTGCGGCAAGACGCCGCTGATGGCCAAGGAACTGTCCAAGTCGTATGGGTCGCTGGAGATCTTCACCGATGTCGACCTGGCGATCGACCGCGGCTCGCGGGTCGTCGTCCTGGGTCTGAACGGTGCGGGCAAGACGACGCTGCTGCGGGTGCTGTCCGGGATCGAGAAGTCCGACACCGGCGAGATCATCGACGGGCACGGGCTCAAGCTCGGGTACTACGCGCAGGAGCACGAGACGCTCGACGTCAACCGGACCGTCCTGGAGAACATGAAGTCCGCGGCCCCGGACCTGAACGAGACCCAGGCGCGCTCGGTGCTCGGCTCGTTCCTGTTCAGCGGCGACGACGCCGACAAGCCGGCCCGCGTGCTGTCGGGTGGTGAGAAGACCCGGCTCGCGCTGGCGACGCTGGTCGTCTCGGCGGCGAACGTGCTGCTGCTCGACGAACCGACCAACAACCTGGACCCCGCCTCGCGCGCCGAGGTGCTGAACGCGATCCGCTCGTACACGGGCGCGATCGTGCTGGTCACCCACGACGAGGGCGCGGTGGAGGCGCTCGAGCCGGAGCGGGTTCTGCTGCTGCCGGACGGCGTCGAGGACCTGTGGACCAACGAGTACGCCGACCTGGTGTCGCTGGCCTGA
- a CDS encoding neutral zinc metallopeptidase gives MKFNPDADLDTSGVEDTRGSGGGGGGLLPGGMGIPVGGGVGGLVLLVVILLLTGGIPGVGGGSEEPTVRNTAAGNLDTCKKGSQVGSNPDCRFVAYQNSIENFWAAELPRRGKKYTKSVLWVFENQVNTACGPATSAVGPFYCPPDKRVYLDIGFFKTLQTDLDARGGPFAEAYVVAHEYGHHIQNLYGILDRIKSREGPTSDSVRSELQADCLAGIWTNHATTVPDRSGKTLISELSEDDISRGLDAAAAVGDDRIQQKTQGQVNPESFSHGTAEQRMRWFKTGMDSGDMTACDTWGAQTL, from the coding sequence GTGAAATTCAACCCGGACGCCGACTTGGACACCAGCGGCGTCGAGGACACCCGCGGCAGCGGTGGCGGTGGCGGCGGTCTGCTGCCCGGCGGGATGGGCATCCCGGTCGGCGGCGGCGTCGGCGGCCTTGTCCTGCTCGTGGTCATCCTCCTGCTGACCGGCGGCATCCCGGGCGTGGGCGGCGGCTCCGAGGAGCCCACGGTCCGCAACACCGCCGCGGGGAACCTCGACACCTGCAAGAAGGGCAGCCAGGTGGGTTCCAATCCCGACTGCCGCTTCGTGGCCTACCAGAACTCGATCGAGAACTTCTGGGCCGCCGAACTCCCCCGGCGCGGGAAGAAGTACACCAAATCGGTGCTCTGGGTGTTCGAGAACCAGGTCAACACCGCGTGTGGACCGGCCACGAGCGCGGTCGGGCCGTTCTACTGCCCTCCGGACAAGCGGGTCTACCTGGACATCGGCTTCTTCAAGACCCTGCAGACCGATCTCGACGCCCGCGGCGGGCCCTTCGCGGAGGCCTACGTCGTCGCGCACGAGTACGGGCACCACATCCAGAACCTGTACGGCATCCTCGACCGGATCAAGAGCCGTGAAGGTCCCACCTCCGACTCGGTCCGCTCCGAACTGCAGGCGGACTGCCTGGCCGGTATCTGGACGAACCACGCGACCACCGTCCCCGACCGCAGCGGCAAGACCCTGATCAGCGAGCTCAGCGAGGACGACATCAGCCGCGGTCTCGACGCGGCGGCGGCCGTTGGTGACGACCGGATCCAGCAGAAGACGCAGGGGCAGGTGAATCCCGAGAGCTTCAGCCACGGCACGGCCGAGCAGCGGATGAGATGGTTCAAGACCGGCATGGACTCCGGCGACATGACCGCCTGCGACACCTGGGGCGCGCAGACCCTCTGA